The genomic segment GCTGAGGCGCCATCACCCTGGCTGCATGTTTGGCTCCTAGGAGAGCACCCACAAGGTTTACCCCAATAACTTGGTCTATTTCTGCCTTTGTGATATCTAAAATGGTGCTTAGGGTACGGTCCAGGATGCCTGCATTGTTATGCATTACGTCGAGTTTCCCGTACTTGCTGATTGTGGTGTCAGTGAGGTTGCGGATATCATCTTCGTTCGTCACATCACAGTGAATGTAGCAAGCACTTTCGCCCAGCTTTCTGGCAAGGGCTTCTCCTTTGTTGTCCTGGATATCAGCGATGACCACCTTGGCACCGTTCTCATGGAAAAGGCATGCTGTACTTGCTCCAATGCCGCTTGCCCCTCCTGTTATAATTGCCACTTTCCCTGCTAACCTGAAATGAAACCATATTAAAAAGCAACAAATAATGTAACAACAAGCTcaagagaaaatgaaaataatcgattttgttcttctacAGAAAAGCAACTGAATGTCCTCGACCCCAAAAGGACACCGACAGAGTTGTATATAAATACCAGCAATTTGGTAAGAACTGTAACTAGAGCTTGTAGGAAAATTTTAATACCTTTTAAGGGGTGAAATCAAAGAAGTTATATTGGTCATCTCTTCTTGATAAGAAATCTGAAATCAAGCAGAGAATAGGAACAAATGAGAGGTGGTTGGTTTTTTATTCATCGTGAGCTCTATATATAACACTAACCGAAGATAAGTGGGATGAAAACGTGACTTGGTAGCAACATTTGTAAAGTCAAAATCTTGGATACTGATAAAATAATATAGCATTTTGTATTAAAGATGAATGAATATATAGATTTTATCGACTGCAGACCATGGACGTATCAGCAAATTACAAAGGACAACCAAAGGTCCAAAACAACAAACATACGGTGAAACCAAATGGGTCGGCAACATTGGAAAAAAGGTGTTTTTTGGTTCCTAGCCAAGTGCAAAATGAATGAATTACGTTAAAATTCTACCAACTTGGGAATACGAGAAAAAGAAATACAAGTacacaaaataattttacgaAATCAGATGACCCCAAGTTTAAAGCCACCTTAAAAGTTTAACTACATTTAGATGGTTACTTTGTTATCAATTTCAACCACTTCAATCCAAATAAACAATATTTAGATGTTTACTTTGTTATCAATTTCAATCCAAAtaaacaagcaaaaaaaaaagtctAAATTACTTTTAGGTTTAGTAACTCTTAATataagttttagtatttttcgaaaatttagaatttaatttttatatatattttttatttatattcatgtTATCATTTATGTTCTGGTTGTGTGACTATTCTCCTATTAATGTCGTATCTAAGGTTCGAACTTGCATCTCCTTTTGGGGTGCAATATGTTTTACTACTACACCCTACTCTTAggttagtccttatattttttatttttaaaaatttaatctcttACTTTTTCAGacttcaaaattgaaatttaactgttaattttgttaattttttaattaaatttaggcTAATTATATtgtcatattttttaattatataactatcaaataagtattttttttttcaaaatgtcaaACTAACAAATTTAAGCTTAAATGATGATAGAAAGTTAAGAGAAAAATGTTTGGATAAACATTTCAACTGTTAATATTGCAGCAACGTTTGGATAAACATGGTTGATGATAAGCTTAAATGATGATAGAATGTTGAAGAGATATACAGAAAGAGAGATTGCGGTGATATTCTTTAACATTATCTTCGATTAGTATTATATATAGAGCTCCCGATGAATTAAAAACCAACCGCCGATCATTTGTTCCTATCTCTGCTTGGTTTCAGATTTCTTATTAAGTAGGCATGAGTAGTGTAGCTTCTTTGATATCACCCCTTAAGAGGTACTCCCACAATCTCTAGTTTCAGTTCTTTCCAAATTGCTGGTGCACATATGCAACTCTGTTTCTGTCCCTTGGTGTCGAGGACATTCAGTTTGACTTTCTGTAGAAGAAGGGAGATATACCAAAGTCGATTGATTTCATTTGTTCTTGATATTGTTGCTTTTTACAATGGTTTCATCTCAGGTTAGCAGGGAAAGTGGCAATTATAACAGGAGGGGCAAGCGGCATTGGCGCAAGCACAGCATGCCTTTTCCACGAGAACGGTGCCAAGGTGGTCATCGCTGATATCCAGGAGAGAAGCTCTTGACAAAAAGCTGGGCGAAAGTGCTTGCTACATTCACTGTGATGTGACGAACGAAGATGATATCCGCAACCTTACGGACACCGCCATCAGCAAGCACGGCAAACTCGACATAATGCATATTAGAATATACCCAtaccccataccttgcccatacctttcccatacctacccatactttggaaaggtcaaagttatgggcaccaaatatttatttagtgttgggcatgggaaaatagcaatttttggtccctaagtgaatagtgactttgcaaggtggcccttgaatctcaactataaataggccaaccattgctcattctcatcatcccacatttgccattctttacttaaggcattgttctctctccctatttgtaaagtttcacttgtattttggagtgaaatatatttggtagtgcccgaggacgtaggcaagatttgccgaacctcgttaaaattctggtgttctttactatttattgttcatattttgtgaatttgattgtagtgatttattgtgctattaaattacgatagagggatattctggctaggaaagacttggtacttaagtgatcctcgtgatccacctctctttcctgggaattgaacttagtgtgattttttagtacaataattttactctttcacacgcttccgcacaacaattggtatcagagccagattcgtacttggggaatacgaccgtttacggtactattcacgtatacgacactatttacgtatacggtactattcacgtatacgggactattcacgtatacggtactgttcacgtatacaatagttgggattgaggagaaaaatggcagcagcatcgtcatcagcaaggactactgtgacaaatgcaaaatttgaagtagagaaatttgacggtaccaataattttggtatgtggcaatgtgagatcctggatgtcttatgtcagcaagagctagatatagcccttgaagaaaaacctgacaagatggatgacaaggagtgggccaagatcaatagacaagcgtgtggtacaatccgcctatgtttggccaaagagcagaagtactctgtcatgagggagacatcagcgaagaagttatgggatacactggaagaaaagtttctaacgaaaagtcttgaaaataggctttatatgaaaaagaaactttatcgattcacgtatgcacccggtatgtcgatgaatgaccatgtgaactcattcaataaaattttagcagacttgctaaatttggatgagaaatttgaagatgaagacaaggcattattattgttgaattcccttcctgatgaatatgatcatcttaccaccacattgcttcatgggaaggacacgatcacatttgatgcagtctgtagtgcgttgtatagatctgagactcgaaagaaagataaaagagatcacagagatacaaccgcagaagtcttaacagtaagaggtcgttcacacagcagcaaacctggtagaaggggtaagtccaaagggagacccgccaaagatgaatgtgccttttgtcgtgagaaagggcattggaaaaagaattgtcctaagttacaaaagggcaagtctatttctaatgcatgtgtagcggagcatgatgaggagtcagactttagcttggttggcatggcaatggcatgtcaaacggatgagtggatattggattcgggatgtacttaccatatgtgtcctaataaggactggttttctagtcttgaagaactagaaggtggagttgtttttatgggcaatgatagtgcctgtaagacaatgggtgtaggtacaatcaaattgaagaaccatgacggctcaatccaagttctgacagatgttcgctatgtacccagcttgaagaaaaatctcatctcattaggggccctagaatctaaagggttcacaatcactttgagagatggattactaaaggtagtagctggggtattgacggtgatgaaaggcactagaagaaata from the Gossypium hirsutum isolate 1008001.06 chromosome D09, Gossypium_hirsutum_v2.1, whole genome shotgun sequence genome contains:
- the LOC107929757 gene encoding tropinone reductase-like 1, with protein sequence MTNITSLISPLKRLAGKVAIITGGASGIGASTACLFHENGAKVVIADIQDNKGEALARKLGESACYIHCDVTNEDDIRNLTDTTISKYGKLDVMHNNAGILDRTLSTILDITKAEIDQVIGVNLVGALLGAKHAARVMAPQRKGCILFTASACTAIAGLLSGNAYAVSKHGVLGLAKNLAAELGHYGIRVNCISPYGVATPMIAPNETEVRNMEQSLTAMGNLKGEILKPEGLAYAALYLASDEANYVSGVNLVLDGGFSIVNPTFMKAFNLIH